A single Arachidicoccus sp. BS20 DNA region contains:
- a CDS encoding cellulase family glycosylhydrolase, whose protein sequence is MKHKIFLLWCLSFVALGFQLKVQAQSKVWSAEKANQWYNGHKWFTGADYIPGNAVNQLEMWQADTFSPDLIDKELSLAQGIGFNTLRVFLHSVAWKEDPDGFKKRVDQFLSICQKHNIQPMFVFFDDCWNKDPKPGKQPAPKAGIHNSGWMQDPGQPASEDSTNFPELEKYVKDILTTFGKDNRVLAWDLYNEPGNSGKGNKSLPLLKAVFSWAREAAPEQPVTAGLWDWNLEDLNKFQVANSDIITYHNYGELDEHLRTVQILKSFGKPLICTEYMARPRNSLFKTILPMLKKEHVGAINWGFVQGKTNTIYAWNHPMPDGSEPELWFHDIFRKDFTPYKKDEVELIKKLNSEK, encoded by the coding sequence ATGAAACATAAGATATTTTTGCTGTGGTGTCTGTCGTTTGTCGCTTTAGGTTTTCAACTCAAAGTGCAGGCGCAATCCAAAGTATGGTCTGCCGAAAAAGCCAATCAATGGTACAACGGGCATAAGTGGTTTACAGGCGCAGACTATATTCCCGGCAATGCCGTCAATCAATTGGAAATGTGGCAGGCAGATACCTTTAGCCCCGATTTAATAGACAAAGAATTGTCATTGGCACAAGGCATTGGCTTTAATACACTCCGCGTTTTCTTGCACAGTGTAGCGTGGAAGGAAGACCCGGACGGTTTTAAAAAACGTGTTGACCAATTTTTATCCATCTGCCAAAAACATAACATTCAACCCATGTTTGTTTTTTTCGACGATTGCTGGAACAAAGACCCCAAGCCGGGAAAACAGCCTGCACCCAAAGCCGGCATTCACAATTCCGGCTGGATGCAGGACCCGGGGCAGCCCGCTTCGGAAGACAGCACTAATTTTCCCGAACTGGAAAAATATGTAAAAGATATTCTCACAACTTTCGGAAAAGACAACAGAGTTCTCGCATGGGATTTATACAACGAGCCGGGCAACAGCGGCAAAGGAAATAAATCTTTACCTTTACTTAAAGCCGTTTTCTCATGGGCAAGAGAAGCCGCGCCCGAACAACCTGTTACAGCCGGGCTTTGGGATTGGAATTTAGAAGATTTGAATAAGTTTCAGGTTGCCAATTCCGACATTATTACCTACCATAATTACGGCGAACTCGACGAACATTTAAGAACAGTACAAATACTCAAATCATTCGGCAAACCGCTAATATGTACAGAATATATGGCAAGACCACGCAACAGTTTATTCAAAACCATTTTACCCATGCTGAAAAAAGAACACGTAGGTGCCATCAACTGGGGGTTTGTACAAGGTAAAACCAATACAATTTATGCATGGAATCATCCGATGCCCGACGGCTCGGAACCGGAATTATGGTTTCACGATATCTTCAGAAAAGATTTTACGCCGTACAAAAAAGATGAAGTAGAACTCATTAAAAAATTAAACTCAGAAAAATAA
- a CDS encoding L-serine ammonia-lyase produces the protein MPHESISVFDMFKIGVGPSSSHTLGPWRAALNFVQSVKEKYGLENAAHLQVLLYGSLAKTGHGHGTDVAVKMGLLGENPETTDVNLIDFKMQHIAETSSLLLGGVYAIEFSPLEDIVFLYNEALPFHPNALTFLLTLKNGDNISETWYSIGGGFVIKEGENKAQKKDKVELPFPVNDADDLIFWCIKTGLSINEVVWENESAWRSDDETRAGILKIWETMKACIYRGCHSKGELPGGLKVRRRAYELNKKLIKNEVYSSYDEWIGLIKKTAGNFNAVLDWLSCFALAVNEENASFGRVVTAPTNGAAGVIPAVLQYYIIFCNGDDEDKIIRFLLTASEIGSIFKKGATISAAMGGCQAEIGVSSAMAAAALAESLGGTQKQALMAAEIAMEHHLGLTCDPIGGLVQIPCIERNTMGAIKAITACQLALQSAPDYAKVSLDKVVKTMWETALDMNSKYKETADGGLAIHIPLGLSEC, from the coding sequence ATGCCGCACGAATCTATTTCCGTGTTTGATATGTTTAAAATAGGCGTAGGACCTTCAAGTTCGCACACGCTCGGACCATGGCGTGCAGCATTGAATTTTGTGCAGTCGGTAAAGGAAAAATACGGCTTGGAAAATGCCGCGCATTTACAGGTTTTGCTCTATGGCTCTCTGGCGAAAACCGGTCATGGACATGGAACGGATGTTGCCGTGAAAATGGGTTTGCTGGGCGAAAACCCGGAAACGACCGATGTTAACCTGATTGATTTCAAAATGCAGCATATAGCCGAAACAAGCAGTCTTCTGCTCGGTGGAGTTTATGCAATTGAATTTAGCCCTTTGGAAGATATTGTTTTTTTGTACAACGAAGCCTTGCCTTTTCATCCCAACGCTTTGACGTTTTTATTAACGCTGAAAAACGGCGATAATATTAGTGAAACATGGTATTCTATTGGTGGTGGATTTGTAATAAAAGAAGGTGAAAATAAGGCGCAGAAAAAAGATAAAGTCGAATTGCCTTTTCCTGTAAATGATGCCGATGACTTGATTTTCTGGTGTATCAAAACGGGACTTTCCATCAACGAAGTCGTTTGGGAAAATGAAAGCGCGTGGCGCAGTGATGATGAAACCCGCGCAGGCATTCTTAAAATATGGGAAACCATGAAAGCCTGTATTTATCGCGGTTGCCACTCAAAGGGAGAATTGCCGGGCGGATTAAAAGTTCGCCGCCGCGCTTATGAACTCAACAAAAAATTAATCAAAAACGAAGTTTATAGTTCTTACGATGAATGGATTGGCTTAATTAAAAAAACGGCGGGGAATTTTAATGCTGTGTTGGATTGGCTAAGTTGTTTCGCGCTTGCCGTGAACGAAGAAAACGCCTCGTTCGGCAGAGTGGTTACAGCGCCTACAAATGGTGCAGCCGGTGTTATTCCTGCGGTGCTGCAATATTATATAATTTTTTGTAACGGCGATGACGAAGATAAAATCATCCGTTTTCTTTTGACCGCTTCAGAGATAGGAAGTATCTTTAAAAAAGGTGCTACTATTTCCGCGGCAATGGGTGGTTGTCAGGCAGAAATTGGTGTATCTTCGGCAATGGCTGCGGCGGCGCTCGCTGAGAGCTTGGGTGGTACGCAAAAGCAGGCATTAATGGCTGCAGAAATAGCAATGGAACATCATCTGGGGTTGACCTGTGACCCTATTGGCGGTTTGGTACAAATTCCTTGCATCGAGCGAAATACAATGGGCGCTATCAAAGCAATTACAGCGTGTCAGTTGGCATTGCAAAGCGCGCCCGATTATGCAAAAGTTTCTCTCGACAAAGTGGTAAAAACCATGTGGGAAACAGCTTTGGATATGAACAGTAAATACAAGGAAACAGCCGACGGCGGATTGGCAATACACATTCCTTTAGGCTTGAGCGAATGTTGA
- a CDS encoding pyridoxal phosphate-dependent aminotransferase has protein sequence MQLSSLLDRFAEPETLKMAKLGRELRAQGIDVIDLSLGEPDFDTPQHIKDAAVKAINDNWSHYTPVAGYLDAREAVCTKLKRDNNLVYKPEEIVLSTGAKQSLANAILALVDDGDEVIIPTPYWVTYSELVKIARGKVMEIRTTPEAKFKINAAQLEAAITPKTKVFLFSSPCNPSGAVYSKKELEALAEVFKKYPQIAIISDEIYEYINYVGAHESIAQFEELRDRVVIVNGLSKGFAMTGWRLGYTAAPIDITKGMEKLQGQMTSATNSITQKAAVTALTTDITPSLEMTKEFTRRKKRVLELVSEIEGLKVTEPDGAFYIFPDVSAFFGKTDGTTTIGNSADFCMYLLNTAHVSSVMGAAFGEPNCVRFSFANSIENIEKGWARIKDALAKLK, from the coding sequence ATGCAACTTTCTTCTCTTTTAGACAGATTTGCCGAGCCGGAAACGCTCAAAATGGCAAAACTCGGACGCGAACTGCGCGCACAAGGAATCGATGTAATTGATTTAAGTCTTGGCGAACCGGATTTTGATACGCCGCAGCACATAAAGGATGCAGCTGTTAAAGCCATTAATGATAACTGGTCGCACTATACGCCTGTTGCGGGATATTTGGATGCACGCGAAGCTGTTTGTACAAAACTGAAAAGAGATAATAATTTAGTGTATAAACCTGAAGAAATAGTTTTGTCAACAGGTGCAAAACAAAGCCTGGCAAACGCCATCCTTGCTTTGGTGGACGATGGCGACGAAGTAATTATTCCTACGCCGTATTGGGTTACTTATTCCGAGTTGGTAAAAATTGCACGTGGAAAAGTAATGGAAATCCGCACTACGCCGGAAGCGAAATTTAAAATCAATGCTGCACAATTAGAAGCAGCTATCACGCCGAAAACAAAGGTGTTTTTGTTCTCTTCGCCATGCAATCCATCCGGCGCAGTTTACAGTAAGAAAGAATTGGAAGCGTTGGCAGAAGTATTTAAAAAGTACCCGCAAATTGCCATCATTTCCGACGAAATTTATGAATACATCAACTATGTAGGCGCACACGAAAGCATTGCACAGTTTGAAGAGCTTCGCGACAGAGTCGTGATTGTAAACGGATTGAGCAAAGGTTTTGCCATGACGGGTTGGCGTTTAGGTTATACAGCAGCACCTATCGATATTACAAAAGGAATGGAAAAATTGCAGGGACAAATGACCAGTGCAACCAACTCCATTACGCAGAAAGCAGCAGTAACGGCTCTTACAACTGATATTACTCCTTCGCTGGAAATGACGAAAGAATTTACGCGTCGCAAAAAACGTGTACTGGAATTGGTAAGCGAAATAGAAGGATTAAAAGTTACTGAACCTGATGGCGCGTTTTATATTTTTCCTGATGTAAGCGCTTTCTTCGGTAAAACGGACGGAACTACAACCATCGGAAACTCCGCAGATTTTTGTATGTATTTGCTGAACACGGCGCACGTTTCTTCCGTGATGGGTGCGGCTTTTGGCGAACCGAACTGTGTGCGTTTTTCTTTTGCCAACAGCATCGAAAACATCGAAAAAGGCTGGGCAAGAATTAAAGACGCTTTGGCAAAACTGAAATAA
- a CDS encoding DUF4397 domain-containing protein has protein sequence MKIRNLIFFLSLLIVLFAACSKSGVNGDIRPTYVQMMNTCYGKTFNLHIGDKDLLTDVAYDSISPFAIGTPGFYSLQVIKSTTKTNVLTGNINLQPNLYYSLYLVPDSTTGSDSVLYSLTGNARVAPLYDTAKIQLLNFAYNLPPVNFYMVQLEGANAGTTNDTLRTNSVIFQSRSYLDVNGNSALAQFYSVHTLRYKFVFQRSADRQDVYDTSFSLIKGAFYTVLLEGNYESTGADSMKVRFIQQ, from the coding sequence ATGAAAATACGCAATCTTATATTTTTTCTTTCCTTATTAATTGTGCTGTTTGCTGCTTGCAGTAAAAGCGGCGTTAATGGCGATATTCGTCCGACTTACGTGCAGATGATGAATACTTGTTACGGCAAAACATTCAACCTGCATATCGGCGACAAAGATTTATTGACCGATGTAGCTTATGACAGCATATCTCCTTTCGCAATAGGAACGCCGGGGTTTTATTCGTTGCAGGTAATCAAGAGCACGACAAAGACAAATGTATTAACGGGCAATATTAATCTGCAACCCAACTTATATTATTCGCTTTACCTCGTTCCCGACTCAACAACAGGTTCAGACTCGGTTTTGTATTCACTTACGGGAAATGCGCGTGTTGCACCTTTGTATGATACAGCAAAAATTCAATTACTGAATTTTGCCTACAACCTGCCACCCGTGAATTTTTATATGGTTCAGTTGGAAGGTGCAAATGCCGGAACAACAAATGATACATTGAGGACAAACTCCGTTATTTTTCAAAGCAGGTCATATCTTGATGTAAATGGCAATTCGGCGTTGGCGCAATTTTATTCAGTACATACGCTGCGATATAAATTTGTTTTTCAGCGAAGCGCCGACCGGCAAGATGTGTATGATACAAGTTTCTCGCTTATCAAAGGGGCGTTCTATACAGTTCTCCTTGAAGGCAATTATGAAAGCACAGGCGCCGATTCGATGAAAGTAAGATTCATTCAGCAATAG
- a CDS encoding aldose epimerase family protein: MIHIKKLSGLFILASVSAALLSCNSGTSTKQNTGDSLQSIILDKSGFEQTIDSVKTDLFVIKNANGLMATFTNFGGRIVSLLVPDKNGKLTDVVCGFKSIEDYQKSTEPYYGATIGRFGNRIAKGKFSLNGKNYSLFINNPPNTLHGGKKGFQYQVWNASQPDSSTIVFTRISKDMEENFPGNLAVKVTYRLNNNNGLEMEYEATTDKPTVVNLTNHAFFNLNGEGAGTILNHQVQIFASNYTPVDSTLIPTGKIESVANTPFDFTHSETIGARINEPNEQLKNGKGYDINFVLDSTGERHLAATVIGDKSGIEMNVYTDQPGLQFYSGNFMKSDNTFNDNIKDSFRTAFAMETQHFPDAPNQPDFPSTVLNPGQLYHTKSEYVFSIKKH, translated from the coding sequence ATGATACATATAAAAAAACTATCCGGGTTATTCATTCTTGCTTCCGTATCTGCCGCATTATTATCCTGCAACAGCGGAACATCAACAAAACAAAATACAGGCGATTCGCTCCAAAGCATTATCCTTGATAAATCAGGCTTCGAGCAAACCATCGACAGCGTAAAAACCGATTTGTTTGTTATTAAAAATGCAAATGGTTTGATGGCGACTTTTACTAATTTCGGCGGAAGAATTGTGAGTCTTCTTGTGCCTGACAAAAACGGGAAACTGACAGATGTCGTTTGCGGATTTAAAAGTATCGAAGATTATCAAAAATCCACAGAACCTTATTACGGCGCAACCATCGGCAGGTTTGGCAACCGTATTGCCAAAGGCAAATTTTCCTTAAACGGAAAAAATTATTCATTGTTTATTAATAATCCGCCAAACACTTTGCACGGCGGCAAAAAAGGATTTCAATACCAGGTATGGAATGCTTCGCAACCCGACAGCAGCACCATTGTTTTTACAAGAATTTCCAAAGACATGGAAGAAAATTTTCCCGGCAACCTGGCTGTAAAAGTTACTTACCGGCTCAATAACAACAACGGTTTGGAAATGGAATACGAAGCCACCACAGATAAACCGACTGTCGTAAATTTGACCAATCATGCTTTCTTTAACCTCAATGGCGAGGGCGCGGGAACAATTCTTAACCATCAGGTACAAATATTTGCAAGTAATTACACACCCGTTGATTCTACCTTAATTCCTACGGGAAAAATTGAAAGTGTAGCCAACACGCCATTTGATTTTACACATTCTGAAACAATAGGCGCAAGAATCAATGAACCGAATGAACAGTTGAAAAACGGCAAAGGCTACGACATCAATTTTGTTCTTGACAGCACAGGCGAAAGGCATTTGGCAGCAACGGTTATCGGCGACAAATCGGGCATAGAAATGAATGTTTATACCGACCAGCCCGGGTTGCAATTTTACAGCGGTAATTTTATGAAATCGGATAATACTTTTAATGATAATATTAAAGACAGTTTCCGAACGGCATTTGCAATGGAAACACAACATTTTCCCGATGCGCCCAATCAGCCGGATTTCCCGAGTACGGTCTTAAATCCTGGTCAACTATACCACACTAAATCAGAATACGTGTTCTCCATAAAAAAGCATTAA
- a CDS encoding GH92 family glycosyl hydrolase: MKKKFIVPIAAFIGSSLSLQAQNLVQYVNPFIGTGAVDASSLSGSNFPGATVPFGFVQLSPDTQIGPDDPASGYDYNDKTIIGFSHTHLSGTGVSDLFDVLLMPTTGEIKTVPGDAGKPGSGYQSAFLHKDESAKPGYYQVKLQDYNINVELTATAHAGFHRYTFPQGNEGHVILDMNHSLNKKRGYWQCKIIDAQIRQIDNKTIEGYRIITGWAQLRKVYFYAQFSKPILSNEMVDGGRVYQNNSIVNGTNLRAAFNFDTKDGSPLLVKVGLSEVSAENAKENLQTEIPGWDFEKVVSDAQSQWEKELDKISIDGTLEQKQIFYTGLYHAFTQPNNLADVNGDYMASDYTIHKAADKTNYSTFSLWDTYRAAHPLYTLIEPDKDAGFVRSMMRQYETYGYLPIWQLWGEENYCMIGNHAIPAIVDAVLKGIPGIDINEAYAAVKASSTVSHQGSPFNVWDKYHYMPEDKQSQSVSITLEMSFDDWCVAQLAKKLGKTDDYNYFMQRSQNYKNVYDASTGFFRGKNSDGKWITPFNPLSYGGNGGYPYTEANAWQYLWYVPQDVDGMINLFGGKEKFIAKLDSFFTLKDTSAEKNGNASGFIGQYAHGNEPSHHITYLYNYAGQPWKTQYYVSQVLNTLYNNSFSGYSGNEDCGQMSSWYIFSAMGFYPVNPADGIYDIGSPVLKNAVIHLENGKTFTVTTKNVSPENRYIQSVKLNGEKYNKTYITHSDIENGGTLDFVMGAKPNKKWGVNKK, from the coding sequence ATGAAGAAAAAATTCATTGTTCCCATCGCAGCATTCATCGGCTCGTCGCTGAGTTTGCAGGCGCAGAATCTTGTTCAATACGTCAATCCGTTTATCGGCACAGGCGCGGTAGATGCATCCAGTTTATCCGGAAGTAATTTCCCCGGAGCTACCGTTCCTTTCGGTTTCGTACAATTAAGCCCGGATACACAAATTGGTCCCGACGACCCGGCTTCGGGCTACGATTATAATGATAAAACCATTATCGGTTTCAGCCATACGCATTTAAGCGGAACGGGCGTTTCCGATTTGTTTGATGTATTGCTGATGCCCACAACAGGCGAAATTAAAACTGTTCCCGGCGATGCCGGCAAACCGGGAAGCGGCTACCAATCTGCATTTTTACACAAAGACGAATCTGCAAAGCCCGGATATTATCAGGTAAAGTTGCAGGATTACAACATCAACGTTGAACTTACGGCAACAGCGCACGCTGGCTTTCATCGTTATACTTTTCCACAGGGAAATGAAGGTCATGTGATTCTTGATATGAATCATTCTCTGAATAAAAAAAGAGGCTATTGGCAATGCAAAATCATTGATGCACAAATAAGGCAAATTGATAATAAAACCATTGAAGGTTACAGAATCATTACAGGTTGGGCACAGCTGAGAAAAGTGTATTTCTATGCACAATTTTCCAAACCTATTTTATCCAACGAAATGGTGGACGGCGGACGCGTTTATCAAAACAATTCTATCGTTAACGGAACCAACCTTCGCGCAGCATTTAATTTCGATACAAAAGACGGAAGTCCTCTATTGGTAAAAGTTGGTCTGTCTGAAGTAAGCGCAGAAAACGCAAAAGAAAATCTGCAAACGGAAATCCCCGGTTGGGATTTTGAAAAAGTTGTGAGCGATGCGCAAAGCCAATGGGAAAAAGAATTGGACAAAATTTCCATCGATGGTACATTGGAACAAAAGCAAATTTTTTATACAGGTTTGTACCACGCATTTACGCAGCCGAATAACCTTGCCGATGTAAACGGCGATTATATGGCGAGCGATTACACCATTCACAAAGCGGCAGATAAAACCAATTACTCCACCTTCTCATTGTGGGATACTTATCGTGCAGCACATCCTTTGTACACGCTCATTGAGCCTGATAAAGACGCCGGTTTTGTCCGTAGTATGATGCGCCAATACGAAACTTACGGCTATCTTCCTATCTGGCAATTGTGGGGCGAAGAAAATTATTGCATGATTGGCAACCACGCCATTCCCGCGATTGTGGATGCTGTTTTAAAAGGCATTCCGGGCATCGATATTAACGAAGCCTATGCAGCAGTAAAAGCGTCTTCAACGGTAAGTCATCAAGGTTCTCCTTTTAATGTCTGGGACAAATATCATTATATGCCGGAAGACAAGCAATCACAATCTGTATCCATCACTTTGGAAATGAGCTTTGACGATTGGTGCGTGGCACAATTGGCGAAAAAGCTCGGCAAAACGGACGACTATAATTACTTCATGCAAAGAAGCCAAAATTATAAAAACGTGTATGATGCTTCCACCGGATTTTTCAGAGGTAAGAACAGCGACGGCAAATGGATTACGCCGTTCAATCCATTGTCATACGGCGGCAACGGCGGCTATCCTTATACCGAAGCCAACGCGTGGCAATATCTCTGGTATGTTCCGCAAGATGTTGACGGCATGATTAATTTGTTCGGCGGAAAAGAAAAATTCATTGCAAAGCTCGATTCTTTCTTTACTTTAAAAGACACTTCTGCCGAAAAGAACGGTAATGCTTCCGGCTTCATCGGTCAGTATGCGCACGGCAATGAACCGAGCCATCATATCACATATTTATACAACTACGCCGGTCAGCCATGGAAAACACAATATTACGTTTCACAAGTGCTGAATACTTTGTATAATAATTCATTTTCCGGCTATTCAGGCAATGAAGATTGCGGGCAAATGTCATCGTGGTATATCTTTAGCGCGATGGGTTTTTATCCTGTAAATCCTGCGGACGGAATTTATGACATCGGTTCGCCGGTTTTAAAGAACGCGGTTATTCATTTAGAAAACGGAAAAACCTTTACCGTTACCACGAAAAATGTTTCGCCGGAAAACAGATATATCCAATCTGTAAAACTAAATGGAGAGAAATACAACAAAACTTACATCACGCACAGCGATATTGAAAACGGCGGCACGCTCGATTTTGTAATGGGCGCAAAACCAAATAAAAAGTGGGGTGTAAATAAAAAATAA